The following nucleotide sequence is from Bos taurus isolate L1 Dominette 01449 registration number 42190680 breed Hereford chromosome 3, ARS-UCD2.0, whole genome shotgun sequence.
aaatggcaacccactgcagtacccCTGCCttaaaaatcccagggacagaggagcctgctgggctgcagtccagtggGTCGCCAAGACTAAGCACGAGCAAAACAGAGTTCTGTTGGCTCGgccagaatgaatgaatgaacatgtatttacacacacacacacgcagacgtGTGCACACCTGCACATCTGTGTATAGACGACGCGTGTGCATGTGCACGCGTAACACTGCACAGATGTGCGCACGCACACGGATGTCTGTGCTTACACATTCACACATACGCTCACACGTGTATGGACATCCACCGACATACACACAGGCACGTGTGCGTATCAGGCCCAGGTGGGAAGCAGAAACCACGTGCTGCTCTGAATATGGACAACTTTGAGGGTTACTAATTGCAAAGCAGTAACAAGCCCGAATCGGGTGAGGAGCTGCTCACCACAGAGGAGAGCCGTGCACCGAGCAGACGCGACCCAGAGCTGGAGGCGACGCACACACTTGCACGCGACACTGCTGTTCTGTGGAGCCCCGAGTCCACGTTTACACGTGAAGCCCACTGTGCACACTGATTTACGAAAGGGCCAGGAGACTTATTGCAGAGTCAGCAGCGTCAGAGCCCTGAATGAACAGCAGTCAGGCAGCAGCTGTGGGTGACTCCACGTGTCATGTCACACGGAaacctgtttgccatgaagatTTCAGAAACAAACCTCCACCATCAAGTAAAGGAGATGCCTGTATAACCTTCCAGGGGAGGAAGACAGGGAGAGGTGGCATTCTTTGGGCAGAACTGTGATGACCAAAACTTACAAGTAGGTGCCTCAGAAATTTAATTTCAGAAATCCAGTAATTTCTGGGCATTCATAGCTTTGGGGAAGAAATACCAGTTCATGGAAGCTGTTATTAGAAACCAAGTCAGCTCCAGGAAACCAAGAGCAAACCTGTGAACTGGTCACatccccccaccccgcaccccctGGCATCCCTCCACCTTTTCCAGGGAGCAAGGAATCATCTGGAATGAAACTCCCACATTCCCCAAACCAAAGAACTGTtgtctcccctgccccaccccaacaCCCAATTTCTCTTTCACAGGACACCTTTCTACTTAGTTGGCTACTCTCCCTTTCCAAAAAATAACAAACAGACTAAGATCAATACACGGACAGACACGAAAGAAACCAAGACAAATAACCGAGATGGCCAGAACCGCAATCTTTGCAGGTCTATTAACCGGGCAGCTACATCTACTCAGCACTTCCCGTGCGCCTGACTCGGGCGTGCTGCACGGGGGCCTCTGCACTCTCTGATTGAGCCCCAGCAGTCCTGTGAGACACTGGCTCGGGTGAGGCCCACGTACAAATGCGCAGGGTCTCCCCATGGCGGACAAGGACTCAGATCAGATGCACAGCCTGCAAGCCCAGCCCGAGAGCTGCACTGGTTCTTCTTTGAGGCTGGGTGGGGATCATGTGAATGTAAACACACTTTAATCTTCATCCCACATCCCTGGTCACCCCAGGGTGACGCCTGGCCTCACtcttcctccccaaccccaacCTCACTCTCTCTACTTCAACAGTAGAATCCTCTTCTCGAAACACGTGTCCTACTCAGTAACACTCCCAAACCGGAGGCCGGGTCCAGCTTCACTGACTCTGGAGTCCTGGGCCCAGGCGGCCAGGCCCGGCCTTACCTGTCGAAAGATGTAGCTCGCCAGGGGCTCATCGAGGCTGGGATGGCGGTCAATGAATGCAAACAGGTCCAGGCCGGAGCCGTGCTTCTCCATTACCAGCTGAAAGAAGCCTTGGTTCTCAAACACGTCCAGCACCTGGAGAGAGAGACACGAGCTGGGTCCAGCCCTGCCGGGACACCTCCAAGGCAGTGCGCTCGGGCACGGACATGAGACGGCACCCCACCTTGATGATGTTGGCGTGCTCCACCTTGCACAGGATGGCGATCTCTAAAGTGACCTTCCCAAGCTTGGGGTCCTCAATCCAACAGTCCTCCAAAACCTTCTCCTTCTTTATGAACTTCACCACCACCTACGGGAGAGACGGGGTGTCACTGCAGCCCTTCCCACCGGCCCCCGGCAGCTGTGGAGCCTCCACTTCAACctaaccccacctccacccccaggagTCCTGGAACGTGGAAGAAGAAGCCTGATAACAACCGTCCAGCCTGAGGGGGCCAGGAGCAAGTCGGCAGCCAGCCGGAAGTCCCGAGTGGACCTGCGCGACCTGCACAGCAGCAGGATGGGGGTGATGGAGGACCCGGGGGGCTGATGGCAAGACCAGCGCTGGAGGTCTCCGAGTGGGTGTTCCTGGCAAGACCAGTGCTGAGGTCTCGGAGTGTGTGTTCCCCAGATACCCCACGTCACCCCAATTTCTCAACCGAGGACTGGATGTCCcagccaagaaaatgaaataagaggcctgagaactggaaaaaaaagaacaaaaatgtcaATCATGTTGGTTTGGAGAACTAACCAAAGAGTTCCACAAGATGGGCGGACAGAAGacaaatacatggaaaaaatGGTGTGGTGCGGccacaaaaaaaggaagaggaagcccACAGTGCCCGCTGGGTTGCTGATGCAGACCAAGAATGAGGTGACCGCCCGCGGATAAATAAAGATGGCAACAGAAACTTAACGAGTCAGCCAAGAAGCCCGTGACGCCCAGAGCAGTGTGTTTAAACCTTAGGAGGTGTGAGCACACTCAGAAAACTCCACACGACACAGCGCTCAGTGTTAAGTCACAGCTTAGAAACACACATTCAATCCAAGAAGCTAGAAAAAAGCAAAGTTTACACAAAGTACCAGAAAAGcaacataaagaaaagaaacacttgaTGAAAAACATGAGCAATTCTCTGGCAAGTCCAGCAAAGAGGGGAAAATGTGCCACGAGAGTGAGGCGAGCAGGGGGAGCAGCTCTGGCCAGGAGCACCTGCAGACGCGACGGCACGGCGGCGCCAGCCACCACCGGCGTCCCAGGAGCACCCGCAGACGCGACAGCACGGCGCCAGCCACCACCGGCGTCCCGGGAGCACCCGCAGACGCGACGGCACGGCGCCAGCCACCACCGGCGTCCCGGGAGCACCCGCAGACGCGACGGCACGGCGCCAGCCACCACCGGCGTCCCGGGAGCACCCGCAGACGCGACGGCACGGCGCCAGCCACCACCGGCGTCCCGGGAGCACCTGCAGACGCGACGGCATGGCGCCAGCCACCACGGGCACCCCCAGCTCCGCGGGCCCCACACGACTAACGCGCAGAAAGGAAAAACACTCATCTACACATGAATGTAAATGAGAAAATCCCAGATAAAAACGTTAGCAagccagggggcttccctggtgtcctgGGGCttagactctgcactcccaatgcagggggcccgggtttgatccctggtcagggaactagataccacaaaCTGTGactaaaagatcccacgtgctgcaactaagatctggagccgccaaaaaattataaatattaaaaaatatatattagcaAGCCAAGTTCAGCAACACACTAAAAAAATGTTATAAGGCAATAAAGGATTGAGTCTACGAATAAAAGTTGACTGTGGTTATTCACATGTTAATAAAAGAAACAAGAATATGATCACTGCAATAGATGCTGAAAAGTCATTTGGCCTAAGTCAACATTTATTCCTTAAATCAAAAAAAAAGTGATCTGAAAATGAAATAGCCTCAAACAAAAAGtatccatcaagagatgaaagAGCCTCAAACAAAAGGTATCCATCGAGAAATGAAAGGAGTCACTGGAGTGGGCAGAGGCCCACCAGGAGGCTGGGCGGCATACCTGTTACTCCTCATGGCTCTGCGGGTCCAAGTCAAGGTGAcagcaggaaggaaaagaaggcgAGGAGATGAAACAATAGAGAAGGCAGCACAATCGTCAGTGCCAGCAGAGGACCAGACAGATTGACTCAAAATCTCTAAAACCAGCACGACTTTCAACAGACCCCCCTGCTGTCCGGCCAAGCCTACAGCCATGGCAGATTCCGGCAGCGACGAGAAGCGTGGCGACAGGTGCCACACGGGCCCTCCCAGGAAGCAGCGGGCCAGGCCCGGGACATCCAGGCAGCCTGGGGGTTTGCAGGGACAGGCAGCATGGGGGTTTGCAGGGACAGGCAGCATGGTCAGCAAACGCCCCAGGCCTACCCacaatgggatggggagggagggtgtgAGGTGCATCAGAGCCACCCCCCAGCACCCAGACCCCCCACCCCTCAGGAGCCCAGTACCTCCTTATTCGCCTCCTTGTCCACCGCCGTCCACACGAAGCCAAAGGCCCCGCTGCCGATCGGGCTGAGCGTGCTGTACTTAAGGGAGTACGCCCCCTCGCAGGCCGCCAGCCCCTCCAGCTCCACGGCCTTGGGGGGCTCCTCAAACCAGGGCTTGGTTCCAAGCACCTGTGACCACAAAGGCAAGTCTGAGGGGCCACACGCAGCACACTGAAGGAGGGACAGCGGAGGCGGCCGCGGCCCCCTGCGCACAGTGGGCAGGGAGAGCGGTAGCCACTGCCCCGCCCACTCCTCGGGCCCCTGGGGTCCCCAGCCCGAGACTGCTCTCCAGAGGGCACACCCAGGGCCTCAGTGTGCCAGTCCAAACTGGCGCTCACCAGGCCCCACCGTGCACACGCAGCACGTGCAAACTTGGAAGCCACGTGCGGCTCGCGCCTCACCCAGGTCGGACAGCAGCGTGGGGAGCCACGCAGAGCTTCTCCCGCCCTGGAGGGCACGGGGCGCTGACGGGAGGGGCAGTGGACAGCAGGCGCCGTCCGCAGACACCCACCTCCCCCAGGCTGGCCGCAGACGGCTCGCAGGTGGAGTGGGCAGAGCTCGGCAGGCTGGCCAGCAGCAGGTGGGTGTGCAGGGCCGAGTCCAGGCGGCCGTGCCGCAGGTCCTTCACGAGCCAGCAGCAGAAGAGGGCGGCCGGGCCCTGGAGCTCCACGCGCCGCACCTCGTACTGCACACCTGCGGAGGGCGGTGAGACCAGGCCCCACTGAGCCCCACAGCCGTGGTGAGGCCCGGCCACAGAAAGGCGTGGTGAGGCCGGCGGCCGCACCTCCCCGGCACAAGGCCAGGGGCAGCCAGAGGCCAAGCGACTCTGGGGACCCGCCCCCAGCCACCAATGCAGATGAGCCTAAAGAAGCTGCCCCAGCACCctccacgcacacacacaggtgcGCCCGCTCTGCACACTGTGCCCACCACAGCACCCAGCGGGCACAGGTGCTCGTTGACACAGCCTCCTCGGGACACAGCAAAGCAAATGTGACTATCTTCTTCCTGGCAGGGGGTTTACAGgttcttttactttcttctttttagtcTTTTATTTCTAGTATTTCTGGAAATAACATATATTACTCGTGAAACTCTTTTAAGGTTAGGAAAAAAGCCCTGTAGTCAATGCCAGGAAACTGGCAGTGAGGAAAACAACGGGCTGAAATGCAGCACCGCTGGGAAATTAGGGAAATAAAAGCGACAAGCCAAGGGCTGACCGCCAGCCCCGGAGCGGGGGTTCCGGGCGGGCAGCCTCCTTGCACACGGACCACATGCAGATGTGAAATCCCACACGTGCAAACCTCACCCAGAATGTCAGAAGACAGTGTGGAGAGCCACACAGACGCTCTCCCGACCCCGGAGGGGCGCGGTGCTCACCCAGACCTGGCTGCCCCTGAAGCCCGACAGCGTGTGGCGACCCAAGCCCCGCCTCCCCTCCCGGCAGGACTGCCGAGGCCGGGGCTCTGGGACCCCACGCCCTGCTGCACCGCACACAGCGGCCTGGACCCCGGGCTGCCCCCAGCACACGCGCTTGAGGTCCTAACTTTCAAGAGGCAAACTATAACTTCAGGTTCTTTTCTTAATATAATTCATCATTTCTGCCACACTATTCCGGGGGTGAAGCCCTCCAAGACACCAGGATGAGGAGGCCCCCCAGCCCCACAGAGCCCActctgggggcagcaggagaccAGGCCCCGCCGGCCCCACCCGGCCGCACATACTCAGCTGCGAGCCGTCGCGGTGGCAGCAGCTCCCTGTGTACGTGCCCTCCTGGATCTCCGGCTGCAGGTCAGCCGCCCTGAGGGGTGCAGGGCCGGGGCCCTCGGCTCTCACGGGCGTGGAGGTGACCTGGAGGCTCAGCCCAGGCGCCTCCAACGGGCACTCGTCCTCAGGGCCGGCTCCCGGCACGGGGAGGACGCAGCTCGGGCTGTCGAGGCCGTTCACATCCCGGTGCTCGGAGGACACCAGACAGGTCTGGGACGGCTCTGTCTCCTCCAGGCCCAGGTGGCTCTCACGGAAGCGCCGGCCCCCACCCAGATCAACACAGGTGCcagtcagcagcagcagctcccggTCGTCCAGCACATCTGACCGCGGCCTGGGCAGGGCACCCACGTCCGCGTCCGAGCCCACCAGCGAAGGCGAGGGTGTGCCCCCGAGTTCAGACGTGGCACACGAACAGTTGGAAGAAGTTCGGTCTGTCCAGTCCCTGAAAACAAGCTCCTTGAGGTTCCAGGAAAACGAATTCTCGCTAGCTTCTGTGACCTCCACAGCCTCAAGGGCGCCGGGCAGGTCGGTGGCCAGGGCGTAGCAGGCCGAGGAGCTGCCCGAGCGGCCACCCCGTGGGTCTGTGGCTCTCAGGTCTGACAAGGAGGCAGGGGCAGAGGGCGGGGGCTGCCCCATCAGGACCAGCTCAGCGTAGGAGACGCCCCACGGCCCCGCCAGGCTCGAGGCGGACAGCTGCTCCTTTATCAGGCACGTGTGCAGCTCCTCCCTGTCCTGCTGTGCCCCCAGCCAGGGCTCGTCCAAAGGTGGCGTCGAGAACAAGAGCTGCAGCGTCCCTGGGGCGCTGGGGGCCGAGCGCGGGCTTCCCGGCAGCACGCTCTGCTCCCCCTCGGGGTCCTGCCCGGCCAGATGACCCTCGGTGTGGGGCGCGGCCGTGGCAGCGTCAGGGCCCTGGCCTGACTCGCTGGTGCCACCCCGCCCCTCCCGCACCTCCTGACATGGGCCATGCGTCTCGTCCCCACCACTCCTGTCTGCCCCGGGGATGGCAGCTTCGGAGTCTTCCTGGGAAGTAGATGGCTTCGTGTCCCCCAGCTCAGATCGACTCCCCGGCTGAAGGCCCCAGCTGAGGAGCTCTGCTGTCACCGGCTGCTCTTGCTCTGAGACAGAGCGCTGCTGGCCCTCGGGTGACGACGAGCCGCTGCGGGCGGGTGGGCCTCCCTCGGGCACGTCTCGCGGGCGCTCGGGCGGTGACTGGCTTCCTTCTGGGATGCTGTCCCCCCTGCGGGTTGTGACGCAGGACGACACAGTCACTTAGGAGCCACAGAGGTCACACGGACTCCCCCTCCAGCAGAGACGAGCACAAAGTGATTACCACCATGAACAGGACAGGAGAGAAGGTGAACTTCTAtgacaaagttaaaaaaatgaaataccaaGTCACATGTTCTCCAGACAAATCCACACTCAGCAGTGACTCACCCAGGCTCAGTCGGAGCGCTAGGACCCTGTGCTCAAGGCTGCGGTCCCCACGCTCACCGGGCCCGAGGGTGGTCAGGCTCCCAGCGCGGCGGGAGTtaaggggagaaaggagaggaaccATGACAGCTACGAACGCCACCAGATCCACAGCGCAGagcgggagagggagaggagtcGGGGCTGGGAGAGCTGGGTGCAGGGTCCTGGGAGCCAGAGCACAGAGCCCCCGGCACGCTGGGGATGGGGTACCACAGAGGAAGAGGCCACCGCAGCCCCAGGTGACTGCGGAGCCACGGACAGGGGCCCATCCCGGCCACTAACACCCACATGGCACAGTGCTGGGTGCTGCCCTGGGTCAGCCCAGGCTGGACAGTGGCCCCGAGGGCAACAGAGTGGCCGTGCCTGGCCTGGCTGGGGGACAGGCGTGCAGCAATGGGTAAGCATTGCAGCAGAGGGCCAAGAAGAGGCACCGAGAGGCAGGCCCCGCTCAAGGACCTCGGCAGTGGAGGCGGCTATGAGCGGGATTCCAAGGACCTGCAGGACTCTCCAGGGGAACCAAGGAGCGAGGGGCCCTCCCCTCCTTGCCCTGTGCGTGTGAGCACTCAGCCAGGACTGATGGGTCCACGCTGCTGCAACCACCGAAGCGAAGCCAGAAGCCAGGGCTGGACGCAAGCGGCAGGGGCTGCATCTGCGGGCCGTGGCGCCGCTCGAGGGGCAGGCTTGCCCCGGGGACGCACGGTGCCTCCAGCACGTGCACATGTGTGGGAGGGCGTGTCCGAGCACACACGTCTGTGTAGCGAGGGCTCAGCCTCCAGGGCACGGGAGGTGGTCTGGGGGAGAGCTGGGGCACTTTTGCTGCTCACCGTTATGCTTCAGTacttaaacacacacattcacacagcaCGGGTTTAAAACATCATTTCAAGACAACTTGAAACCTGTGCGGTGTCAATAAGCCTCACACGATGGCtagcaaaagaagccagagacGAGGAAGTGCATCCGGTCAGGTTCAGGACAGGCCCTGCTGACCTGCGTCCTGACCCCGGGGCAGCGAGGGGCACCATGCGGAGCGGGAGCAGGcctcccaggggcagaggagaagaCCCAGCGAGGCGGGCGCGTTGCTGCCACTCAGTCTCAAAGGGATTTTTCAAAACGAGAACCTGGCTGAGAACACAGAAGCGCTGCGCAGCAGGACTGTGACCACTGAACAAGCGGGTCTCACTCCTACTTTCCTGAGCTTTCCAAACTGAGCCCTGCTCCTCTAGATGGAATACTGTGTTGTTtaaaaacacacagcaaacagGGTCAAGGGGTTTTCCAAATGAGGAAGTTATGCTGGGACCAGTTCGCTGGACCCTGACTAAACGCTTCCTTCCCCGTAAAGCAGGCGGCGGCACGGCCATGTGGGGCACCGGTGCCACCTCCGGCGCCCAGagcacctcccctcccctcccgcgCGCACCTCCCCTCCCTCGGAGGGCTCACCCCGGCGGGCAGGCGGGAAGGGGGCCTCCGGGGGCCATGGGGCACGTGTCCTGGCTCTCCGCTGGCTCTGGGGTCTCGGTGTCCACCTTTGCATCTGGCAAAAAAGAGTGTTTCCCACTGGCTAGCGCATGCCACTGAAAGCCTCCTCCTGTGCGCTGGGCAGGGGCAGAAGTGCTGCTAGGCCCACGCCCACAGCACAACCCTGGCTCCCAGCCCAGGCCTGGGCCTCTCACTGCTGACAGCCCCCAGGAGCTCCACTCTCTGACTCCGGGAGAGAACCAGAGGCCTGCGGCCTGAGGCTGCGCCTCTCCTCAGGGCTGCTGGCCTCCCTGCCATGCCCAGCCTGCTCCCTTGCCCAGGAGGCCGCCCGCTCCTTCTGGCCTGAGGGCCCGAGGAGGCACAGCCTCCCCAGCTCTGTCTCCCTCtggagtgtggagtcttctcCGCCTCATTGCTATGCTTATGCCACCTGGCTCTGCCCAGGCTCCAGAGGCCAGATAGAGTGCCAGCCTACAGCAGGGCTGGGGCACCGCAGTGACTGGGCTGGCAGGGGCGCGATGTCCGTGCTGCGCAGCAGCCTGCACGGGGGAGGCGCCTGGGAAGATCCCGGCCCCTGCGGGCAGGAGTGGCGGACAGGCACCACGGGCAAGCATGCGATGCCCACAGGCCCACCATCAGACCGTGAGGGCAGAGCTCCTGTGACGCTGCCCGCCCACCTCCTACAAAGAGCACGAGTCACACACACATTGAAAGAACTTAGAttctggaaaaagagaaaagggtatcagtgacagagaaaaaaaaacagacgAAAAAAGGAGTCTTTGCAGATAGAAAACCCCAGGTACAATGAAGGAAATCCCACGTTAAGAACAGGGGTCACTCAAAGAGAGTCAGCAGCCTGACAAAGCATCTATTAAAGAACTGGACCCAGGGCCATCGTTGCTGTCCAGCGGTGGACGTCTGCTCTTTCAAAGCAGGGGGGTGGGTTTACCCCCACAAGGGAGCGAGAGCCACACGCCACAGACCAGCTAAGGCCACGAGCACAGCTGCTGGACCTGTGCACACTGGGGCGGAGTGCACGGGGGGGAGGCCGGGAGCTCGGAGGTGCTGCATGACACGGGAGATACCCCAACACCAACCAAGCATGACAAACACCATCTGACAGTGAGACACCCCAACACCAACCAAGCacgacaaacacacctgacaggGAGACACCCCAACACCACCCGAGCACGACAAAAACCATCTGACAGGGAGACACCCCAACACCAACCAAGCACGACAAACACCATCTGACAGGGAGACACCCCAACACCACCCGAGCACGACAAACACACCTGACGGGGAGACACCCCAACACCACCCGAGCACGACAAACACACCTGACGGGGAGACACCCCAACACCACCCGAGCACAACAAACACCATCTGACAGGGAGACACCCCAACACCACCCGAGCATGACAAACACCATCTGACAGGGAGACACCCCAACACCAACCAAGCACGACAAACACACCTGACGGGGAGACACCCCAACACCACCCGAGCacgacaaacacacctgacaggGAGACACCCCAACACCACCCGAGCacgacaaacacacctgacaggGAGACACCTCAACACCACCCGAGCACGACAAACACACCTGACGGGGAGACACCCCAACACCACCCGAGCACGACGAACACCATCTGACAGAGAGACACCCCAACACCACCGGAGCACGACAAACACACCTGACGGGGAGACACCTCAACACCACCCGAGCACGACAAACACCATCTGACAGGGAGACACCCCAATACCACCCGAGCacgacaaacacacctgacaggGAGACACCTCAACACCACCCGAGCACGACAAACACACCTGACGGGGAGACACCTCAACACCACCCGAGCACGACAAACACCATCTGACGGGGAGACACCCCAACACCACCCGAGCACGACAAACACCATCTGACAGGGAGACACCCCAACACCACCCGAGCACGACAAAGACACCTGACGGGGAGACACCCCAACACCACCCGAGCACGACAAACACCATCTGACGGGGAGACACCCCAACACCACCCGAGCACGACAAACACCATCTGACGGGGAGACACCCCAACACCACCCGAGCacgacaaacacacctgacaggGAGACACCCCAACACCACCCGAGCACGACAAACACACCTGACGGGGAGAGCTCACGTCCCATCAGACTCACACAGTCACACCTAAGGCCTGACACACACCATCTGACAGGGAGCACTCACGTCCCGTCGACACCACAGTCA
It contains:
- the MTERF4 gene encoding transcription termination factor 4, mitochondrial isoform X3 — its product is MEDGGSMASTEDYQGPGGSPSLSVPPEGHAAPAASEPGRSGSSAHRHLSRRTGLSKLCQSRIALSEERWSSYCLTSLAAQSICTSKLHCSATPGQADRTGSLGSTSCCSLLRGLSPGWSTPLLPAPVCNPNKAVFTVDAKTAEILVANDRACRLLGHSSHDLIGQKLTQFFLKPDPDVVQALSEEHVEADGHAAVAFGTVVDIVSRSGERIPVSVWMKRVKQECSLCCVVVLEPVERVSAWVAFRSDGTVTSCDGLFAHLHGFASGEEVVGQRITDLIPSLQLPAPGEHVPTHLKIQRSVGRARDGATFPVSLKLKSQPGSEEATDGEAAPGGGYSASIWVFSTISGLITLLPDGTIYGINHSFALMLFGYGKAELLGKNITFLIPGFYHHMDLAYDSSFPLRDLASCLDAGSQSGPGVSTGDEPAGTAQDAKVDTETPEPAESQDTCPMAPGGPLPACPPGGDSIPEGSQSPPERPRDVPEGGPPARSGSSSPEGQQRSVSEQEQPVTAELLSWGLQPGSRSELGDTKPSTSQEDSEAAIPGADRSGGDETHGPCQEVREGRGGTSESGQGPDAATAAPHTEGHLAGQDPEGEQSVLPGSPRSAPSAPGTLQLLFSTPPLDEPWLGAQQDREELHTCLIKEQLSASSLAGPWGVSYAELVLMGQPPPSAPASLSDLRATDPRGGRSGSSSACYALATDLPGALEAVEVTEASENSFSWNLKELVFRDWTDRTSSNCSCATSELGGTPSPSLVGSDADVGALPRPRSDVLDDRELLLLTGTCVDLGGGRRFRESHLGLEETEPSQTCLVSSEHRDVNGLDSPSCVLPVPGAGPEDECPLEAPGLSLQVTSTPVRAEGPGPAPLRAADLQPEIQEGTYTGSCCHRDGSQLSVQYEVRRVELQGPAALFCCWLVKDLRHGRLDSALHTHLLLASLPSSAHSTCEPSAASLGEVLGTKPWFEEPPKAVELEGLAACEGAYSLKYSTLSPIGSGAFGFVWTAVDKEANKEVVVKFIKKEKVLEDCWIEDPKLGKVTLEIAILCKVEHANIIKVLDVFENQGFFQLVMEKHGSGLDLFAFIDRHPSLDEPLASYIFRQVSV
- the MTERF4 gene encoding transcription termination factor 4, mitochondrial isoform X1; translation: MEDGGSMASTEDYQGPGGSPSLSVPPEGHAAPAASEPGRSGSSAHRHLSRRTGLSKLCQSRIALSEERWSSYCLTSLAAQSICTSKLHCSATPGQADRTGSLGSTSCCSLLRGLSPGWSTPLLPAPVCNPNKAVFTVDAKTAEILVANDRACRLLGHSSHDLIGQKLTQFFLKPDPDVVQALSEEHVEADGHAAVAFGTVVDIVSRSGERIPVSVWMKRVKQECSLCCVVVLEPVERVSAWVAFRSDGTVTSCDGLFAHLHGFASGEEVVGQRITDLIPSLQLPAPGEHVPTHLKIQRSVGRARDGATFPVSLKLKSQPGSEEATDGEAAPGGGYSASIWVFSTISGLITLLPDGTIYGINHSFALMLFGYGKAELLGKNITFLIPGFYHHMDLAYDSSFPLRDLASCLDAGSQSGPGVSTGDEPAGTAQDAKVDTETPEPAESQDTCPMAPGGPLPACPPGGDSIPEGSQSPPERPRDVPEGGPPARSGSSSPEGQQRSVSEQEQPVTAELLSWGLQPGSRSELGDTKPSTSQEDSEAAIPGADRSGGDETHGPCQEVREGRGGTSESGQGPDAATAAPHTEGHLAGQDPEGEQSVLPGSPRSAPSAPGTLQLLFSTPPLDEPWLGAQQDREELHTCLIKEQLSASSLAGPWGVSYAELVLMGQPPPSAPASLSDLRATDPRGGRSGSSSACYALATDLPGALEAVEVTEASENSFSWNLKELVFRDWTDRTSSNCSCATSELGGTPSPSLVGSDADVGALPRPRSDVLDDRELLLLTGTCVDLGGGRRFRESHLGLEETEPSQTCLVSSEHRDVNGLDSPSCVLPVPGAGPEDECPLEAPGLSLQVTSTPVRAEGPGPAPLRAADLQPEIQEGTYTGSCCHRDGSQLSVQYEVRRVELQGPAALFCCWLVKDLRHGRLDSALHTHLLLASLPSSAHSTCEPSAASLGEVLGTKPWFEEPPKAVELEGLAACEGAYSLKYSTLSPIGSGAFGFVWTAVDKEANKEVVVKFIKKEKVLEDCWIEDPKLGKVTLEIAILCKVEHANIIKVLDVFENQGFFQLVMEKHGSGLDLFAFIDRHPSLDEPLASYIFRQLVSAVVYLRSESILHRDIKDENIVIAEDFSIKLIDFGSAAYLERGKLFYTFCGTIEYCAPEVLMGNPYRGPELEMWSMGVTLYTLIFEENPFCELEETMEAAINPPYLVSEDLMNLMSGLLQPVPEQRTTLEKLVTDRWVTQPVNLADYTWEEVCRLNKSGSRALSTVGLELDGRSPSAAARAPEPHRPSCSRVGSRAPAGPAPCRAADSLREARLSQAPSVRE
- the MTERF4 gene encoding transcription termination factor 4, mitochondrial isoform X4 — encoded protein: MAPGGPLPACPPGGDSIPEGSQSPPERPRDVPEGGPPARSGSSSPEGQQRSVSEQEQPVTAELLSWGLQPGSRSELGDTKPSTSQEDSEAAIPGADRSGGDETHGPCQEVREGRGGTSESGQGPDAATAAPHTEGHLAGQDPEGEQSVLPGSPRSAPSAPGTLQLLFSTPPLDEPWLGAQQDREELHTCLIKEQLSASSLAGPWGVSYAELVLMGQPPPSAPASLSDLRATDPRGGRSGSSSACYALATDLPGALEAVEVTEASENSFSWNLKELVFRDWTDRTSSNCSCATSELGGTPSPSLVGSDADVGALPRPRSDVLDDRELLLLTGTCVDLGGGRRFRESHLGLEETEPSQTCLVSSEHRDVNGLDSPSCVLPVPGAGPEDECPLEAPGLSLQVTSTPVRAEGPGPAPLRAADLQPEIQEGTYTGSCCHRDGSQLSVQYEVRRVELQGPAALFCCWLVKDLRHGRLDSALHTHLLLASLPSSAHSTCEPSAASLGEVLGTKPWFEEPPKAVELEGLAACEGAYSLKYSTLSPIGSGAFGFVWTAVDKEANKEVVVKFIKKEKVLEDCWIEDPKLGKVTLEIAILCKVEHANIIKVLDVFENQGFFQLVMEKHGSGLDLFAFIDRHPSLDEPLASYIFRQLVSAVVYLRSESILHRDIKDENIVIAEDFSIKLIDFGSAAYLERGKLFYTFCGTIEYCAPEVLMGNPYRGPELEMWSMGVTLYTLIFEENPFCELEETMEAAINPPYLVSEDLMNLMSGLLQPVPEQRTTLEKLVTDRWVTQPVNLADYTWEEVCRLNKSGSRALSTVGLELDGRSPSAAARAPEPHRPSCSRVGSRAPAGPAPCRAADSLREARLSQAPSVRE